CCCAATTTTACGGTTAATTGACACATTTAAAGCTTGCAGTCGGTTATGGCATAAGCCTTGCAATATACATCTCGATTACTCGGGGCTCTCCGCGTTTTTTCTTTTTTGTATGCGTACAGCTTTTTATGTCATAAACTGTTACCATTTCGGACTCAACCATTTTTCTTGACTATTTGATACGTGCTGGCTGCAAGAGCGCTAGTTTCAACAGATGGAATAGTATTCTGGGACGGCGGGGCCGTAACATAGTGCCGAAAATGTAAAGATAACTTACAGATGTTCGCACCATTCCAGCGACACTTAATATTCAAATAAGCCTGAGCCATCTTAAGAGTATCTTTGTTCCCTCTATGCTAGCAAAGGTTATTAGTAATAGAAGAGATGCTAGCCAGAAGGCGTATTTATCTGCTTCAACGGCGCCGATCGCTTGACGGGTTACCGGAAAACTTAGGAGAACCATTAGGAGGAGAATCTCCCATGCGACCGCCAATAACAGGAATTTGTGTGGTTTAGCTTCGAAAACAGTATGTTTTAGAGACCTGCAAGATACTGCTAAGATTAGCTCGAAGAAGATAAACACTATGAATACCCTTGACCTCGCTAATTCTAAGCCAAGAGGTAATGATTGCAGGAAAACCCAGAAGATGAATGGTGTCCCTACCAGTAACGTACGTAAGATAAGTAACTTAAGATCACGAGTGAATATTGACTCTTTCGTGTCTCTGGGCGGCCTATCCATGATGTCCGGATCTGCTGGGCTCACGCCAAGGGCGATTGCTGGAAGTCCATCCGTAGCCAAATTTATATATAGTATCTGCGTTGGGAGTAGTGGTGTCGGAAAACCGGATAAGATCGCTAGAGATAGAGATGTTATCTCGATAAGATTTGCCTGCAGAAGATAGGCAAGGTACTTCTTTATATTGTCGTATATCCATCTTCCCATTTCTACAGCAGTCACGATTGTTGCGAAGTTATCATCAGCCAAAACCATGTCTGCCGTCTCCTTAGTTACCTCTGTTCCGGTGATTCCCATGGCTATTCCGATATCAGCATGCTTAAGCGCCGGTGCATCGTTAACTCCGTCACCAGTCATCGCAACTACATGTCCCATCTTCTTTAGGGCTTTAACTATTCTCAGCTTATGCTCTGGGGATACACGCGCATATACTGTTACCCTTTCAACAATCTTTTCTAGCTCCTCATCAGTTATTTTCTCAAGTTCCTCACCGGTTAAAACTATATCATCGTCTTGGTAGATTCCGAGCTCTCGAGCAACAGTCATGGCGGTAAGTTTATGATCGCCTGTAATCATGATAGGCTTTATGCCGACATGCTTACATATCTTCACAGCCTTTTTAGCTTCCTCTCTAGGTGGATCCATCATGCCTATTAAGCCGAGAAAAACCATTTTGCTCTCAATTTCATCCTCGCTGAGTTCATTATGATCCTCTATCCTCTTATACGCGAACCCTAAAACCCTGAGGGCATTTCTAGCCATATCATCATTGACGCTCATAATCTCCTCTCTAGTCTTTTTAGTTAATGCTTCAATCCCTCTGGGAGTATAAACATGAGTGCATTTCTCCAAAACCTTTTCCGGAGCGCCCTTCATGCAGACCAGATAATCCTTATCAGGTGTATTGTGAATGGTTGTCATAAGTTTCCTATTGGAGCTAAATGGGATCTCTTTCACTCGGGGATAAAGCCTTCTAGCCTCGTCCTTTTGTAAACCATACTTCAGCGCAGCAACTATTAGGGCACCTTCAGTTGGGTCTCCTTTGATTCTCCAATCATCGCCCTCATGTGTTAGCTCAGCGTCATTACAAAGGAGCGAAGATAACATCAGGAGTTTGATTCCTTCGCTTCCCAAAACATCAGCTTTTCCATTGCCTAAAACCTGAAATTCTCCTCTAGGCTCAAAGCCTACACCAGAAACTTCAATGAGATGTTGAAGAGCGTAGATTCTGCGAACAGTCATCTCACCTTTGGTCAGTGTGCCTGTTTTATCAGAGCATATGACTGTTACAGAGCCGAGCGTTTCTACAGCTGGCATTTTCCTAACGAGAGCATTCTTTTTAGCCATTCTATGCATCCCGATCGCGAGGCTTCCAGTGACGACTGCTGGCAAAGCTTCCGGGACCGCTGCTACAGCTAAAGCCACACTAAATAGGAAAATCTCTATTGTAGGCATTCCCCTTAAAACTCCAGCAATTGTGAGAAAGGTCGTTATGATTAAGGCTATTATCCCAAGCCACTTTCCAATCTCCTTGGCCCTCTTCTCAAGAGGGGTCTCCTCCTTTTTGGCCGAGGTCACAAATCCTGCTATCTTGCCAAACTGGGTGTTCATTCCTGTAGCGACAACGATCGCTTTGCCCTTACCGCTAACTACTTCAGTTCCAGAGAAGA
The sequence above is drawn from the Candidatus Bathyarchaeota archaeon genome and encodes:
- a CDS encoding cation-translocating P-type ATPase, producing MDEEAWHSLTIDDVIRTLNSNVNGLSDVEAKSRLSKFGANELEAVKRVSPLRIFLGQFNSVLIWILIVAILISLLMSEESDAIVILAIVLVSSALGFIQEYRAERALEALKKMLSPTITVIRDSIETVVPVREIVPGDIIILKEGDKIPADARLIETINLQVNESSLTGESTPILKDTAILPKDTAIPDRRNMVFSGTEVVSGKGKAIVVATGMNTQFGKIAGFVTSAKKEETPLEKRAKEIGKWLGIIALIITTFLTIAGVLRGMPTIEIFLFSVALAVAAVPEALPAVVTGSLAIGMHRMAKKNALVRKMPAVETLGSVTVICSDKTGTLTKGEMTVRRIYALQHLIEVSGVGFEPRGEFQVLGNGKADVLGSEGIKLLMLSSLLCNDAELTHEGDDWRIKGDPTEGALIVAALKYGLQKDEARRLYPRVKEIPFSSNRKLMTTIHNTPDKDYLVCMKGAPEKVLEKCTHVYTPRGIEALTKKTREEIMSVNDDMARNALRVLGFAYKRIEDHNELSEDEIESKMVFLGLIGMMDPPREEAKKAVKICKHVGIKPIMITGDHKLTAMTVARELGIYQDDDIVLTGEELEKITDEELEKIVERVTVYARVSPEHKLRIVKALKKMGHVVAMTGDGVNDAPALKHADIGIAMGITGTEVTKETADMVLADDNFATIVTAVEMGRWIYDNIKKYLAYLLQANLIEITSLSLAILSGFPTPLLPTQILYINLATDGLPAIALGVSPADPDIMDRPPRDTKESIFTRDLKLLILRTLLVGTPFIFWVFLQSLPLGLELARSRVFIVFIFFELILAVSCRSLKHTVFEAKPHKFLLLAVAWEILLLMVLLSFPVTRQAIGAVEADKYAFWLASLLLLITFASIEGTKILLRWLRLI